A window of Nitrososphaerales archaeon contains these coding sequences:
- a CDS encoding AbrB/MazE/SpoVT family DNA-binding domain-containing protein, which yields MEKADVVVVSSKGQVVIPQHMRQRLRIGAKSKLLVYPYEDALIMKKIEVKNVEKRLESLYRRVGARRAKYGELSDAEIDELVQKHRHYKS from the coding sequence ATGGAGAAGGCCGACGTCGTCGTCGTGAGCAGCAAGGGCCAGGTCGTAATACCTCAGCATATGAGGCAAAGACTTCGAATCGGGGCGAAGAGCAAGCTCCTCGTCTACCCCTACGAGGATGCGTTAATCATGAAGAAGATAGAAGTCAAGAACGTGGAGAAAAGACTTGAATCGCTCTACAGGCGAGTCGGGGCCAGAAGGGCCAAGTACGGCGAGCTCAGCGACGCAGAGATAGACGAGTTAGTTCAGAAGCACAGGCACTACAAGAGCTAA
- a CDS encoding ABC transporter substrate-binding protein yields MNFLRRRSGISTSVLALIVVVVILVAAIAGYVFLTGGTRPGSSSVSGAKTVNVVFGATLSMTGPLQAFGQEQNWTLSLAVSAINGYGGIPLANGSRALVKLVVLDDKTDPTVAQTNLQTLVSQYNSLIALGELGGVQDSVAQEFATRNQVPYIGPVYISSFKSCTGSCSNSWVFSPFQNETNEARIFFDWFRTIDPSTVSHKVTVAFFGEGDPAAEANNLAGEAYARSLGYTVCTCSDLTFTPGSSSEMSSFITAAKSAGAEAVYGLPLPPDAVLMVQTAHQLDYSPNAWLLTRGTAVAPFAIPALGGGGNLSVGVMSAFPWQPAVPYTGILLGHQVNNSDIVGKYEAFWHHPPTLEGVYYTEVLVAANAIQAAGTLDRTSIRNALRSTTFQTPQGQVSFTPGGQWVQSGKYMLLMQWQNVVVSGTTIQALQILEPTGIATTSYVIYPYTTINQQRVPWPPA; encoded by the coding sequence TTGAACTTTCTGCGTCGCAGGAGCGGGATTTCTACGTCGGTCCTCGCCTTGATCGTTGTCGTTGTGATTTTGGTGGCTGCCATAGCCGGGTACGTTTTCCTGACCGGGGGCACAAGGCCGGGATCAAGCTCGGTCTCTGGCGCCAAGACAGTCAATGTGGTGTTCGGCGCTACGCTTTCAATGACCGGGCCGCTTCAGGCATTTGGTCAGGAGCAGAACTGGACACTCAGCTTGGCCGTGAGCGCCATCAACGGCTATGGGGGCATTCCCCTCGCTAACGGTTCCCGCGCCCTCGTCAAGTTGGTAGTCCTCGACGACAAGACGGACCCGACCGTAGCCCAGACCAACCTACAGACCCTGGTGTCGCAGTACAATTCGTTGATTGCACTGGGGGAGCTCGGGGGCGTCCAAGATTCGGTCGCCCAGGAGTTTGCGACAAGGAACCAGGTCCCTTACATCGGGCCTGTTTACATTTCGTCCTTCAAGTCGTGCACCGGCTCGTGTTCGAACTCTTGGGTCTTCTCTCCATTCCAGAACGAAACTAACGAAGCTCGCATCTTCTTCGATTGGTTCCGTACAATAGATCCGTCCACAGTTTCGCACAAAGTGACAGTCGCCTTCTTTGGAGAAGGGGACCCTGCAGCCGAAGCGAACAACCTCGCCGGGGAGGCTTATGCGAGGTCGCTAGGCTACACCGTGTGCACATGCTCTGACCTCACCTTCACTCCTGGGAGCTCTTCAGAGATGTCCAGCTTCATAACGGCCGCAAAGAGCGCGGGCGCAGAGGCTGTGTACGGCCTTCCGTTGCCCCCCGACGCGGTCCTGATGGTGCAGACTGCGCATCAGCTGGACTACTCCCCGAACGCTTGGCTGCTCACGAGAGGGACCGCGGTCGCGCCTTTCGCAATTCCTGCTCTGGGAGGAGGGGGGAATCTCTCGGTTGGCGTCATGTCCGCGTTCCCCTGGCAACCCGCGGTCCCATACACCGGAATTCTTCTGGGGCACCAGGTAAACAATTCTGACATTGTTGGGAAGTACGAGGCGTTTTGGCATCATCCACCGACGCTGGAAGGTGTCTACTATACGGAGGTTCTGGTCGCGGCGAACGCAATCCAAGCCGCTGGGACGCTTGACCGAACCTCGATAAGGAACGCGCTCCGTTCGACCACCTTCCAGACACCACAGGGTCAGGTGAGCTTCACGCCAGGAGGCCAGTGGGTGCAATCGGGCAAGTACATGCTACTGATGCAGTGGCAGAACGTTGTCGTCAGCGGGACGACCATCCAGGCGCTGCAAATCCTCGAGCCCACCGGTATCGCTACGACCAGCTACGTCATCTACCCTTACACCACGATCAACCAGCAACGGGTTCCGTGGCCGCCTGCATGA
- a CDS encoding TrpB-like pyridoxal phosphate-dependent enzyme, producing the protein MKAESTVPRGYAERAYGAFLNPEELPRRWYNIVPDLPTPLAPMLDPQTLEPVGPARFEQLFPKELVRQQFSQERWFDIPEEVLDAYRMLPRPTPLLRARRFEAQLRTPAMIFYKSEHLSPVGSMKPNTALPQAFYAKRQGLALAISETGAGQWGSALAMSCSIFHLAARIYMVRVSARQKPGRKILMETYGAEVRESPSADTPTGRNLLAQNPNHPGSLGIAISEAIEDTLATDGSKYLLASAFNYALAHQTIIGLETQKQFEMLDITPDVMCGCIGGGSNFSGFIYPFVREKLRKKIDTEFVACEPSAVPSTTRGRFDYDYADAAEHTPLVKMYSVGHRFETPPIHAGGLRFHGKAPSLSLLIHAGVVRSTAFSQTSVFEAAKMFAQTEGVVTAPESAHGLKYVIDEALRCRRSGEKKVIVFNNCGHGLLDLSAYDEYNKGSMQDWEPSEIGLGEYAKR; encoded by the coding sequence ATGAAAGCCGAATCTACTGTCCCGAGGGGTTACGCAGAGCGGGCATACGGCGCCTTCCTGAACCCAGAGGAACTGCCCCGAAGATGGTACAACATCGTCCCTGATTTGCCGACTCCGCTCGCGCCCATGCTGGACCCTCAAACGTTGGAGCCGGTCGGCCCTGCGCGGTTCGAACAACTCTTTCCGAAGGAGCTGGTTAGGCAGCAGTTCTCGCAGGAAAGGTGGTTCGATATTCCGGAAGAGGTCTTGGATGCTTACAGGATGCTTCCCAGGCCAACGCCGCTGCTGAGGGCGAGGAGGTTCGAGGCGCAGCTGCGGACCCCCGCGATGATCTTCTACAAGTCGGAGCATCTGTCCCCCGTTGGAAGCATGAAGCCCAATACCGCCCTTCCACAGGCATTCTATGCTAAGAGGCAGGGCCTTGCCCTGGCCATATCCGAGACAGGTGCAGGGCAGTGGGGCTCGGCTCTCGCCATGTCCTGCTCGATCTTCCACCTGGCTGCCCGCATATACATGGTCAGGGTTAGCGCCCGACAGAAGCCAGGAAGGAAGATACTCATGGAGACCTACGGCGCCGAGGTCAGGGAGTCCCCGAGCGCCGATACGCCCACGGGGAGGAACCTTCTCGCGCAGAATCCGAATCATCCTGGGTCGCTCGGGATAGCCATCAGCGAAGCAATCGAGGACACCCTAGCTACTGATGGCTCAAAGTACCTCCTCGCCTCTGCCTTCAACTACGCGCTCGCACATCAGACGATAATCGGCCTAGAGACGCAGAAGCAATTCGAAATGCTTGACATCACACCAGACGTGATGTGCGGCTGCATAGGCGGCGGCTCGAATTTTTCCGGGTTTATTTATCCGTTCGTCAGAGAAAAGCTCAGGAAAAAAATCGATACTGAATTTGTAGCCTGCGAGCCTTCGGCTGTCCCGTCGACCACGAGGGGAAGGTTCGACTACGACTACGCAGACGCTGCGGAGCACACGCCCCTGGTGAAGATGTATTCTGTGGGGCACAGGTTCGAGACCCCGCCGATTCACGCGGGAGGGTTGCGCTTCCACGGTAAGGCCCCCAGCCTTTCGTTGTTGATTCACGCCGGGGTCGTAAGGTCGACTGCATTTTCGCAGACCAGCGTCTTCGAGGCCGCCAAAATGTTCGCACAGACCGAAGGTGTTGTCACCGCGCCCGAATCCGCTCACGGGTTGAAGTACGTCATCGACGAGGCTCTCCGGTGCCGGAGAAGCGGCGAGAAGAAGGTGATCGTGTTCAACAATTGTGGGCACGGACTTCTCGACCTCTCGGCTTACGACGAGTACAACAAGGGGAGCATGCAGGATTGGGAGCCGTCTGAAATCGGGTTGGGGGAGTATGCCAAGAGATAG
- a CDS encoding ABC transporter ATP-binding protein yields MNQALEIDSVSKSFGGLRAVDEVSLTVDAGDAMGVIGPNGAGKTTLFNLISGILRPDSGSIRLEGRTISGLKPQEISRLGVARTFQTPRPFGRMSVLENVMVGLLFGRRRSMSVGVARRRSSEVLDLVSLEHKSGTLAVALTLSEQRRLELARALATDPKVLILDEVMAGLTRPESIEMVSIIKLAKQEGRLTLLVTEHLTRAIVELCNRLTVMNRGVILAEGAPPEVLRKEGVVYAYMGVRTRGNSLPS; encoded by the coding sequence TTGAATCAGGCGCTCGAAATTGACAGCGTGAGCAAGTCCTTTGGTGGGCTAAGAGCTGTCGACGAGGTGTCTCTTACGGTGGACGCCGGGGACGCCATGGGAGTGATCGGTCCCAACGGGGCGGGAAAGACGACTCTGTTCAACCTGATCTCTGGAATCCTCAGGCCTGATTCAGGCTCGATAAGGCTCGAAGGGAGGACGATCTCTGGGTTGAAACCCCAAGAGATTTCTCGATTGGGTGTCGCCAGGACGTTTCAGACGCCTCGGCCGTTCGGACGAATGAGTGTGTTGGAGAACGTAATGGTGGGCCTCCTCTTCGGGAGGAGAAGGAGTATGTCCGTTGGGGTCGCCCGAAGGAGGTCTTCCGAAGTCTTGGATTTGGTCTCTCTCGAGCACAAGTCAGGAACCTTGGCGGTTGCGTTGACTCTTTCAGAACAGAGAAGGCTGGAGCTCGCAAGGGCGCTCGCGACGGATCCAAAGGTGTTGATCCTTGACGAGGTGATGGCTGGTCTGACTCGGCCCGAATCAATTGAAATGGTTTCCATAATCAAACTGGCAAAGCAGGAAGGGAGACTGACGCTTCTGGTGACAGAGCATCTGACAAGAGCGATCGTAGAGCTCTGCAACAGGCTAACAGTGATGAATAGGGGTGTGATACTCGCGGAGGGGGCTCCGCCTGAGGTATTGCGTAAAGAGGGCGTGGTCTATGCTTACATGGGAGTCCGCACCCGAGGAAACTCGCTCCCAAGCTGA
- a CDS encoding ABC transporter ATP-binding protein, with the protein MSSGLVVDSVSVSYGNIAAVWDASLNVGDGEIVAVLGANGAGKSTLLKAIMGLVAASKGRISFRGQQMSGLRPHVLVARGIAYVPEGRRLFPKLSVEENLRVGAPGKCSDLAQRFNATYDAFPLLAERKHQLAGTLSGGEQQMLAIGRGMMAKPAMLLIDEPSLGLSPSAVDAVVASMTKVNQGGVGILFAEQNAGLALEVAQRAYVMENGCISTSGMSSDLLTDPAVRTAYLGNGG; encoded by the coding sequence GTGAGCTCAGGGCTGGTGGTTGATTCCGTTTCTGTGTCTTATGGAAACATAGCGGCGGTCTGGGACGCATCCCTGAACGTTGGGGATGGAGAAATCGTCGCGGTCCTAGGCGCCAACGGAGCCGGGAAGTCGACTTTGCTCAAGGCAATAATGGGCCTCGTCGCAGCTAGCAAGGGAAGGATAAGTTTCAGGGGACAGCAGATGTCTGGACTGAGGCCCCACGTCTTGGTCGCCAGAGGAATAGCCTACGTTCCAGAAGGTAGGCGGCTCTTTCCCAAGTTGTCCGTGGAGGAAAACCTCAGGGTGGGGGCACCCGGGAAATGCTCCGACCTTGCCCAGAGATTCAATGCGACATATGATGCTTTCCCGTTGCTTGCAGAGAGGAAGCACCAGCTTGCGGGCACACTTTCCGGAGGGGAGCAACAGATGCTGGCCATTGGACGGGGAATGATGGCGAAACCCGCGATGCTCCTCATAGATGAGCCGTCCCTCGGCCTCTCCCCCTCTGCGGTCGATGCAGTGGTAGCGAGCATGACAAAAGTGAATCAAGGCGGGGTCGGAATCCTCTTCGCGGAGCAAAATGCGGGGCTCGCACTGGAGGTGGCTCAACGCGCATATGTAATGGAGAACGGGTGCATTTCGACCTCTGGGATGAGTTCTGACCTTCTGACAGACCCGGCAGTTAGGACGGCGTATCTGGGGAACGGAGGCTGA
- a CDS encoding branched-chain amino acid ABC transporter permease, whose translation MAELVQSVMNGVVQGGFFALASVGLSLIFGVQKVLNLAYGAFIVLAAFVTIQFSILITPALHIDPLFSVPLDAIVIGLLGCAVYFAIIIRAAKTGFETILLATFGLSILLEYVMQNGFGPIPPIDPSSGIGALAQYQTYSSTSWKIGPIFLAKAGFLALLAALVLIPSLHFFLSRTYFGRTLRATSQDPEAAEFSGIDTRRVNLISFVIGSSTAGVAGGFLAFLTPVTPISGGAAILPIILAIIIIGGMGSMIGTLAAGFIVGLVMNVSSLVAFNLPAQSGLHSDLGSLFTFIIFLTVLTLKPAGLFGQAEPGQLS comes from the coding sequence GTGGCAGAGCTGGTCCAGTCCGTAATGAACGGCGTGGTTCAGGGTGGATTCTTCGCCCTGGCATCTGTGGGTCTTTCTCTGATATTCGGCGTTCAGAAGGTCCTGAATCTCGCCTATGGAGCTTTCATCGTGTTGGCAGCCTTCGTTACCATCCAATTCTCTATACTGATTACCCCTGCCCTGCATATCGACCCTCTGTTTTCTGTCCCCCTCGACGCGATTGTCATAGGGTTGCTAGGTTGCGCAGTGTACTTCGCGATCATCATCAGGGCAGCCAAGACAGGGTTCGAGACGATTTTGCTAGCAACCTTCGGGCTTTCGATTTTGTTGGAGTACGTTATGCAGAACGGCTTTGGGCCCATCCCGCCAATCGACCCCTCGAGCGGGATTGGTGCACTGGCCCAATACCAGACCTATTCTAGCACCTCTTGGAAAATTGGGCCGATATTCCTTGCAAAGGCGGGCTTCTTGGCTCTGCTCGCAGCACTCGTCTTGATTCCTTCTCTCCATTTCTTCCTGTCCAGAACCTACTTCGGGCGCACCCTTCGTGCGACTTCGCAGGACCCCGAGGCGGCAGAGTTCTCTGGAATCGACACGCGGAGGGTGAACCTGATTTCGTTTGTGATTGGTTCGTCTACGGCGGGTGTGGCAGGAGGCTTCCTGGCCTTCCTCACTCCCGTAACCCCAATTTCTGGAGGGGCCGCAATCCTGCCGATTATCCTAGCAATCATAATCATCGGAGGAATGGGGAGCATGATCGGTACGCTGGCAGCTGGCTTCATCGTTGGCTTGGTGATGAATGTGTCTTCATTGGTAGCATTCAACCTTCCCGCGCAGTCCGGTCTCCACTCTGACCTAGGAAGTCTGTTCACCTTCATCATTTTCTTAACGGTCCTGACGCTCAAGCCCGCGGGCCTCTTCGGCCAGGCGGAGCCCGGCCAGTTGAGTTGA
- a CDS encoding branched-chain amino acid ABC transporter permease, translated as MKNSVRALPSGLVVLVGLVMLGLYPLLLPAVGLNSLNSYSVYFVWVTLAVSWNLAGGYAKLLNLGLVAFFALGSVVGAVALTSGLSYGESIALSGLAGSLVAFAMIPTFRFRTFYFAIATLFVPLVIKPLVELVAGVADFRVPQEAILGPVALYYLGISMSGLTILGSYLLIRSRVGYALKALGEDELVSSSVGIDVLSFKAIALIVSGIVASVAGSYYLQIIGTVNTTLFTDLNFSLFPIFMVIIGGAGTVEGPIGGALIFSVLNYEVTSFLPNSTLDTLVLSAMIIGVAVFLPKGIVPAVRANVSRGGRFRLGRPSQKKGGE; from the coding sequence TTGAAGAACTCGGTCCGCGCTTTGCCTTCGGGGTTGGTAGTGCTCGTCGGATTGGTCATGCTTGGGCTCTATCCCCTTCTACTGCCGGCTGTGGGCCTCAACTCGCTGAATTCATATTCCGTTTACTTCGTCTGGGTAACCCTGGCGGTAAGCTGGAACTTGGCGGGAGGATACGCCAAGCTTCTGAACCTTGGCTTGGTCGCCTTCTTTGCCCTCGGGAGCGTTGTTGGGGCGGTCGCGCTGACTTCTGGCCTTTCGTACGGCGAGTCGATCGCGCTATCTGGCCTAGCGGGATCCCTCGTCGCATTCGCCATGATTCCCACTTTCAGGTTCCGGACCTTTTACTTCGCGATTGCCACGTTGTTCGTCCCGCTTGTGATCAAGCCCCTGGTCGAACTTGTGGCGGGCGTAGCTGATTTCAGAGTCCCGCAGGAAGCGATTCTTGGACCGGTTGCTCTGTACTACCTGGGAATCAGCATGAGCGGGCTAACGATTCTTGGGTCTTACCTCTTGATCAGGTCGAGGGTGGGCTACGCGCTCAAGGCGCTGGGTGAAGACGAGCTCGTTTCTTCCTCTGTCGGCATCGACGTGCTGTCCTTCAAGGCGATTGCCCTCATTGTAAGCGGTATTGTAGCTTCGGTCGCTGGTTCCTACTATCTTCAGATAATCGGTACGGTGAACACAACCCTCTTCACTGATTTGAACTTCTCTCTCTTTCCGATCTTCATGGTCATCATCGGAGGCGCAGGTACGGTCGAAGGCCCCATCGGAGGAGCACTGATCTTCAGCGTTCTCAACTACGAAGTCACCAGCTTCCTGCCCAACAGCACCCTAGACACTTTGGTTCTTTCAGCCATGATAATCGGTGTGGCCGTCTTCCTTCCGAAGGGGATAGTACCCGCCGTTCGGGCGAACGTATCGAGAGGAGGGCGGTTTCGATTGGGACGCCCTTCGCAAAAGAAAGGAGGCGAATAG
- a CDS encoding TIGR04053 family radical SAM/SPASM domain-containing protein: protein MGYEDAKRTMDFSSRPILVFWETTRACPLACVHCRASAITEPLPGELTKEDGFDLIEQVASFGRPSPTVVLTGGDPLMRSDLFDLASYASKAGVQFAVSSAVTGLLTDATLDRIRSVGASSISVSLDGACQETHDSIRGVEGTFDRTMERIKAATELGISVQVNTAIMKSNFRELPQIFHLIRNMGVNIWELFFLVKVGRGSAVDDLAPEEYESVCNLLYDASHYGMTIRCVEAPFIRRVVSERNEKGDYWQHETYHALKRDFVRMNGGPSGGSSLRPKGTLDGDGIVFVGYDGAIYPGGFLPVRVGNVKEDGLVRTYRESDLMRRIRGRVLKGPCGTCGF from the coding sequence ATGGGTTACGAGGACGCCAAACGGACGATGGATTTCTCTAGCAGACCGATACTTGTCTTCTGGGAGACTACGAGGGCATGCCCTCTGGCCTGCGTGCACTGCAGGGCCTCAGCAATAACGGAGCCGCTTCCAGGCGAACTCACGAAGGAGGATGGCTTCGACCTCATAGAGCAGGTCGCGTCCTTTGGGAGGCCGAGCCCTACGGTAGTCCTCACGGGAGGGGACCCCCTCATGAGGAGCGACCTGTTTGACTTGGCGTCGTACGCAAGCAAGGCGGGGGTGCAGTTTGCAGTCTCCTCTGCGGTGACAGGGCTCTTGACCGACGCGACTCTGGATAGAATCAGAAGTGTCGGCGCCTCCTCAATCTCCGTCAGCCTTGACGGGGCGTGCCAGGAGACCCACGATTCCATAAGGGGTGTAGAGGGGACCTTCGACAGGACAATGGAGAGAATCAAGGCTGCGACCGAACTGGGAATAAGCGTTCAGGTCAACACGGCCATCATGAAGAGCAATTTCCGCGAGCTTCCACAGATCTTCCACCTGATAAGAAACATGGGTGTCAATATATGGGAACTGTTCTTCCTGGTAAAGGTGGGAAGGGGCTCCGCAGTCGACGACTTGGCGCCCGAGGAATACGAAAGCGTGTGCAACCTCCTATACGATGCATCTCACTACGGTATGACAATCAGGTGCGTCGAAGCGCCATTCATCCGAAGGGTTGTGAGTGAAAGAAACGAAAAGGGGGACTATTGGCAGCACGAGACTTATCACGCGCTGAAGAGAGATTTCGTGAGAATGAACGGAGGGCCGTCCGGAGGGTCGAGCCTGCGGCCCAAGGGAACTCTGGATGGAGACGGGATTGTTTTCGTTGGTTATGACGGCGCAATCTATCCCGGCGGATTCCTGCCAGTCAGGGTGGGAAACGTGAAGGAGGACGGGTTAGTAAGGACCTACAGGGAAAGCGACCTCATGAGGAGAATCAGAGGAAGAGTGCTGAAAGGCCCCTGCGGCACGTGTGGGTTCTAA
- a CDS encoding CopD family protein, with the protein MVPLFDTVILWAHLFSAVLFVGGSFFMWLVVMPASYLITEDESERTLIVGKIAKSFGRLTNPILVVLILTGLYNATWYLPSASALLGTGAGLLLLSKSVLVAVLVALIYAHNVYFGRKIVRLAREGKLDELKALRKKSRIVSFANLGLMVVILALVAVMQMSP; encoded by the coding sequence ATGGTTCCACTATTTGACACCGTGATCCTCTGGGCGCACTTGTTCAGCGCAGTCCTCTTCGTGGGTGGGTCCTTCTTCATGTGGCTGGTCGTGATGCCAGCCTCCTACCTCATCACGGAGGACGAGTCGGAAAGGACGCTTATCGTGGGCAAGATTGCGAAGTCCTTCGGAAGGCTTACGAACCCAATACTCGTGGTGTTGATTCTTACCGGTCTGTACAACGCAACATGGTATCTTCCTTCGGCGAGCGCCCTTCTCGGCACCGGAGCAGGGTTGTTGCTTCTTTCGAAGAGTGTACTCGTAGCTGTCCTTGTGGCTTTGATTTACGCACATAACGTATACTTCGGCAGGAAGATCGTAAGGCTGGCCCGCGAAGGGAAGCTCGATGAGCTAAAAGCGCTCAGGAAGAAGAGCAGAATTGTTTCTTTCGCCAATCTGGGATTGATGGTCGTAATCCTCGCCCTTGTCGCCGTGATGCAGATGTCCCCCTGA
- a CDS encoding asparagine synthetase A, with the protein MARTVEATEVLEIPKPLDELSEGEMVRKAHIGRVSTEVLRYLTDAFAGRGFAWLLPVIFSKSTDPLWPDPGASIEKRVETEIYGETVRTTLSMIIHKLVASSTAYPKFFVLSPNVRIEKRERKATGWHAYEFTQLDFEMRDAGSKDIKRLVEAVIAGLVRHVKKQAKRDLTYLGRYGSLKAPETPFRVYDREDLVAKYGDEWETRLPQETREPVWVTNIPREFYDFEDAATGRWDNYDLFLPRYGEVLSGARREWEHSKIAAKMERDGVKRENYTLLLKMAKEGKLKPSAGAGIGVERLVTWVTGAKHIGEVQAFPKVPGVVYEL; encoded by the coding sequence ATGGCTAGGACGGTCGAGGCGACAGAGGTCCTCGAGATTCCGAAGCCTCTGGACGAATTGTCTGAGGGTGAAATGGTAAGGAAAGCACATATCGGCAGGGTGAGCACCGAGGTTCTCAGGTACCTTACCGATGCTTTCGCAGGCAGGGGATTCGCCTGGCTGCTTCCTGTGATCTTCTCCAAGTCGACAGATCCCTTGTGGCCTGACCCCGGGGCGTCGATCGAGAAGAGGGTCGAGACAGAGATCTACGGCGAGACGGTCAGGACAACTCTGAGCATGATAATCCACAAGCTTGTTGCGAGCTCGACGGCATACCCGAAGTTCTTCGTTCTCTCTCCGAATGTGAGGATAGAGAAGAGGGAGAGAAAGGCGACTGGATGGCACGCATACGAATTCACACAACTCGATTTCGAGATGAGAGATGCCGGTTCCAAGGACATTAAACGCCTTGTTGAAGCCGTTATAGCTGGACTGGTACGCCATGTCAAGAAGCAGGCAAAACGGGACCTGACATACCTTGGCAGATACGGCAGTCTCAAGGCGCCCGAGACGCCGTTCAGGGTCTATGACAGGGAAGACCTTGTGGCGAAGTACGGAGACGAGTGGGAGACGAGACTGCCCCAAGAGACCCGGGAGCCGGTCTGGGTGACCAACATCCCGAGAGAGTTCTACGATTTTGAAGACGCGGCCACGGGCAGGTGGGACAACTACGACCTTTTCCTTCCGCGGTATGGGGAGGTCCTCTCAGGCGCTAGACGCGAGTGGGAGCACAGTAAAATCGCGGCGAAGATGGAGCGCGATGGCGTGAAGAGGGAGAACTACACCCTGCTCCTTAAGATGGCGAAAGAAGGTAAACTCAAGCCATCGGCGGGCGCTGGAATAGGCGTGGAAAGACTCGTGACCTGGGTCACTGGAGCCAAGCACATAGGAGAAGTCCAGGCCTTTCCGAAGGTTCCGGGAGTTGTCTACGAACTCTAA
- a CDS encoding Lrp/AsnC family transcriptional regulator, producing MLSTKDQKILAELLEDGRKSVVEISKELRIPRATVQERLKKLVDSGVIRKFVAIPDYSKIGKQVTALVLVSFRNAENVSQRSLAEQMSKIPGVYEVIVISGEWDIALKVRAGSVEDIGTLVVDRLRMMKGIEKTQTCVAFQTIKESF from the coding sequence ATGCTAAGCACGAAGGACCAGAAGATACTGGCAGAGCTGCTCGAAGACGGCAGGAAGTCGGTTGTAGAAATCTCAAAGGAACTGCGGATTCCCAGAGCGACGGTTCAGGAGAGGCTGAAGAAGCTCGTTGACTCTGGCGTCATAAGGAAATTCGTGGCGATTCCCGACTATTCGAAGATAGGAAAGCAGGTCACTGCCCTCGTCCTTGTCTCCTTCAGGAACGCTGAGAACGTCTCTCAACGAAGCCTCGCGGAACAGATGTCCAAGATCCCTGGGGTCTACGAGGTGATTGTGATTTCCGGCGAGTGGGACATAGCGCTCAAGGTGAGGGCCGGCTCGGTGGAGGATATCGGTACCCTGGTCGTCGACAGGCTGAGAATGATGAAGGGCATCGAGAAGACACAGACCTGCGTCGCGTTCCAGACGATAAAGGAGAGCTTCTAA
- the folK gene encoding 2-amino-4-hydroxy-6-hydroxymethyldihydropteridine diphosphokinase codes for MVDVFIGLGSNVGDREGNLRKAIELLKEKMKLVKVSSMYETEPMYLKDQAWFVNCVAKLETNLTPKELLVCLKDIERRLGRQESVRYGPRSIDLDILFYGDEVVEESDLKIPHPRIHERGFVLVPLVEIEPDHVHPIYRRSASTLLANLNPNGFVRKLGHPS; via the coding sequence ATGGTTGACGTCTTCATTGGCCTGGGCTCCAATGTTGGAGACAGGGAAGGTAACCTGAGGAAGGCCATAGAGTTACTGAAGGAGAAGATGAAACTCGTGAAGGTCTCCTCCATGTACGAAACCGAGCCGATGTACCTCAAAGACCAGGCTTGGTTCGTGAATTGCGTGGCGAAACTCGAGACGAATCTGACACCGAAAGAACTGTTGGTTTGTCTCAAGGACATTGAACGAAGGCTGGGCAGACAAGAAAGTGTTAGGTACGGTCCTAGGAGTATTGACCTGGATATACTATTTTACGGAGACGAAGTCGTAGAGGAAAGCGACCTGAAGATTCCTCATCCCAGAATTCACGAGAGAGGATTTGTCCTGGTTCCCCTCGTTGAAATAGAGCCCGACCATGTTCATCCAATCTATCGAAGGAGCGCTTCCACGCTCCTTGCCAACCTGAACCCAAATGGATTTGTACGAAAGTTAGGGCATCCAAGCTAG
- the folB gene encoding dihydroneopterin aldolase has protein sequence MADKIFIKNLVVPCRVGVPDRERSRRQDVIVDVYIFHDLREAGITDDLGKTVSYSEVRQKIFDFVSKGEFRLLESIAEGIASLLVGSSAVTKVRVRVSKKKYSKSPNIGIEITRIQHG, from the coding sequence ATGGCGGATAAGATTTTCATCAAGAATCTGGTCGTGCCATGCAGGGTGGGCGTTCCGGATAGGGAGAGAAGTAGGAGGCAGGATGTGATTGTCGACGTTTACATCTTCCATGACCTGAGGGAGGCTGGAATCACCGATGATCTGGGCAAGACGGTGAGTTACTCAGAAGTCAGGCAGAAGATATTCGACTTCGTCTCCAAGGGCGAGTTTAGGCTCTTGGAAAGCATCGCTGAGGGAATAGCATCCCTCTTGGTGGGGAGTTCAGCGGTGACGAAGGTGAGGGTCAGGGTGAGCAAGAAAAAATACTCGAAGAGTCCGAACATAGGGATAGAGATTACAAGGATCCAGCATGGTTGA